Proteins encoded in a region of the Elaeis guineensis isolate ETL-2024a chromosome 7, EG11, whole genome shotgun sequence genome:
- the LOC140859210 gene encoding putative germin-like protein 2-1 — MAAHFLFLALLALASSHAIASDPSQLQDFCVADRKSDVFVNGFVCKDAKMAKPEDFLFSGLDKPGDTGNKLGSNVTQVNVNQIPGLNTLGISLARLDFVPYGLNPPHIHPRGTEILVVLEGTLYVGFVTSNPNKLFTKVLNKGDVFVFPQGLIHFQFNYGKTNAVAIAGLSSQNPGVITIANAVFGAKPPISDYVLAKAFQLDKKTVDWLQAQFWMDNNN, encoded by the exons ATGGCTGCCCATTTTCTCTTCCTTGCCCTCCTTGCTCTGGCTTCATCTCACGCCATTGCTTCTGATCCCAGTCAACTCCAAGACTTCTGTGTTGCTGATCGTAAATCAGATG TGTTCGTGAATGGGTTTGTCTGCAAGGACGCGAAGATGGCCAAACCCGAAGATTTCCTCTTCTCTGGCCTTGACAAGCCCGGTGACACAGGAAACAAATTGGGGTCTAATGTGACTCAAGTCAATGTGAACCAAATTCCCGGGCTCAACACCCTTGGCATCTCGCTAGCTCGCCTAGACTTTGTACCCTATGGTCTCAACCCTCCTCACATCCACCCAAGGGGAACTGAGATCCTTGTAGTGTTAGAAGGCACACTCTACGTCGGCTTTGTCACATCTAACCCCAACAAACTTTTCACGAAGGTCCTTAACAAGGGTGATGTGTTCGTATTTCCTCAAGGTCTCATCCATTTCCAATTCAACTATGGGAAGACAAATGCTGTTGCTATTGCCGGTCTCAGCAGCCAGAACCCTGGCGTCATCACCATAGCCAATGCAGTCTTTGGAGCGAAGCCACCAATCTCTGATTATGTTCTTGCCAAGGCCTTCCAATTGGACAAGAAGACTGTAGATTGGCTCCAAGCCCAATTCTGGATGGACAACAACAACTAG